A part of Capsicum annuum cultivar UCD-10X-F1 chromosome 6, UCD10Xv1.1, whole genome shotgun sequence genomic DNA contains:
- the LOC124899656 gene encoding protein transport protein Sec24-like At4g32640 produces the protein MSDTNFLSLVKSTGLRTDGQIDSRSFWINYVSPLSTPLAIPLVYPRLIAIHELDTKEDGDSLIPQSMPLSSEHISDTGIYLLENGEDCLIYVGNSADPNVIHQLLGISSVEEIPAQFVLQQQDNPLSKKLNDIINDIRRQRCNYLRLKLCKKGDSSGMLFFSYMVEDKTQNGLSYVEFLVHIHRHIQNKMA, from the exons ATGAGTGACACTAATTTTCTCT CTTTGGTTAAAAGCACTGGACTTAGAACAGATGGACAGATCGATAGTAGATCCTTCTGGATTAATTATGTTTCCCCACTCTCTACTCCATTGGCTATCCCTCTGGTCTACCCAAGATTGATTGCAATTCACGAACTTGATACAAAG GAGGATGGAGATTCTCTTATTCCTCAGTCTATGCCACTTTCCAGTGAACACATTAGTGACACTGGTATCTATCTTCTCGAGAACGGTGAGGACTGTTTGATATATGTTGGGAACTCTGCAGATCCTAATGTTATCCATCAGCTGCTAGGCATTTCATCTGTTGAGGAAATTCCTGCTCAG TTTGTTCTGCAGCAGCAAGACAATCCACTTTCTAAGAAGCTCAATGACATCATTAATGATATTAGGCGCCAAAGGTGTAACTATCTCCG CTTAAAATTATGCAAAAAGGGAGATTCATCAG GCATGTTATTTTTCTCGTACATGGTAGAAGACAAGACACAAAATGGACTTTCATATGTTGAGTTTCTAGTACATATCCATCgacacattcaaaataaaatggCTTGA
- the LOC107875268 gene encoding uncharacterized protein LOC107875268: MIVVAQHRNQFHGRSRAHGPARFGSYGSPPSGGFREVNCRAFESRAGLFQTQSKSVKKPVNKRASSGFLSPQKRSPLTPLPVNTVKFYSEDQKKSRKPGRSNTITIPFNLNGDVGSRNENSLSDEFPFSELWAGPAYSNSPPPSSLPMPKLSLRPKRAASLEFPVSASDIDLRPFAKSAPATPTRERSPSPGIVFDSIDFATQTLRRMLNLEITD; the protein is encoded by the coding sequence ATGATTGTTGTTGCTCAGCATCGGAATCAGTTCCATGGGAGAAGCAGGGCACATGGTCCTGCTCGATTTGGGTCATATGGTTCACCTCCTTCTGGTGGGTTTAGGGAGGTAAATTGTAGGGCTTTTGAGTCCAGAGCAGGTTTATTTCAAACCCAATCGAAGTCTGTCAAGAAACCTGTCAACAAAAGAGCCTCCTCGGGTTTCTTGTCTCCCCAAAAGCGATCACCTTTAACACCACTGCCTGTTAATACTGTTAAGTTTTACTCTGAAGAtcagaagaaatcaagaaaaccaGGCAGAAGCAACACGATTACTATACCATTTAACCTCAATGGGGATGTTGGTTCTAGGAATGAGAATTCCTTGAGTGATGAGTTTCCATTCTCTGAACTATGGGCAGGGCCAGCTTATTCGAATTCTCCTCCTCCTAGTTCTCTGCCCATGCCCAAGTTATCCCTCAGGCCTAAGAGGGCTGCCTCTCTTGAATTTCCTGTTTCAGCATCTGATATTGATTTACGTCCCTTCGCCAAATCTGCACCAGCAACCCCAACCAGGGAGCGCAGCCCTTCTCCAGGAATTGTATTTGACAGTATTGACTTTGCGACACAGACTCTTCGTCGCATGCTCAACCTTGAAATTACAGATTAA